CTCCTGGTGAAGGTTTAACATAAGACTGTGCATTAGGTTTAGAGGAGGTCTGAACGTCCTCGGGGAGATTTACTGGGCAAGACCACAGACTGTTCCCCAGCACCTGCGGCGAGGTGCTGAACCAGAGCAGCCACCTGCTCAGTCAATGCACGCACCATACCCTCCAAGACTGTACATGAGGAACACTGTGCAGTCTGAACAGGGACAGATACAGCTTCAGAGTAGGAAACTCCTTTTTTTTGGAGTTGGGGCGACCCTCCTCCTGTACTCTTTACGCGCCTCGTTAAATGAAAGCTTTTCGatagtcataatttttaatatttctttttcttctttaaagaTGTTACACTCTCTTGAGTATGCCGGATGTTTCCCCTTGCAATTGATGCATCGCGTCTCATTTTTGCACCCCTCCTCTTGGTGTCCTTCATCACCACAGCGGGAACATGTCTCCGGGTTCGAACACACTTTACTGGAGTGCCCGAACCTCTGACAGCGGAAACACCGCTGGGGGTTTTTAAAGTACGGCCGCACAGACAAAGACATATAACCGGCTTTGATGGTTTCTGGCGGATGGGGTTTtgcaaaggttaaaataagaCCCGGGGTAGGAACCTTTACCCCGTTTTCGGTCCGAACAATCCTGACCACATCAGTCACCATCTCGCACTGCAGCTCAACCTTTATTTCCTC
The DNA window shown above is from Homalodisca vitripennis isolate AUS2020 unplaced genomic scaffold, UT_GWSS_2.1 ScUCBcl_758;HRSCAF=3428, whole genome shotgun sequence and carries:
- the LOC124370997 gene encoding uncharacterized protein LOC124370997; its protein translation is METETTPKLGRSVVTRDQSDLEKKRQLSDSECELDQNKQRKMEKEQTDDEINIPTPLFLVLSHKEDGKTLTKVSPFLIHKSLVACGGQPKSIRKLRNGTILLEAANCIQSKKFLKMTSFFDQVAITVQPHASLNSSKGIVFCRDLMDCSEEEIKVELQCEMVTDVVRIVRTENGVKVPTPGLILTFAKPHPPETIKAGYMSLSVRPYFKNPQRCFRCQRFGHSSKVCSNPETCSRCGDEGHQEEGCKNETRCINCKGKHPAYSREFLEGMVRALTEQVAALVQHLAAGAGEQSVVLPSKSPRGRSDLL